A region of Emys orbicularis isolate rEmyOrb1 chromosome 20, rEmyOrb1.hap1, whole genome shotgun sequence DNA encodes the following proteins:
- the LOC135892369 gene encoding interferon-inducible GTPase 5-like has protein sequence MTSFKSLMESMESLSALMKDVDIELDPKALFNAAIQVYEKFMHLFKDGSPEVAALKAQEALESFENTMLNIAVTGETGAGKSSFINAIRGLETEDKRAAPTGVTEMTTKPTAYPHPTYPNVTLWDLPGIGAMDFRPERYLQQVKFSRYDFFIIIASERFRSSHAALAREIQKMKKKFYFVRCKVDEDLANERRAHPKIYSQDSVLQRIRENSEKHLRHQGVSNPQVFLLSNWEFDQYDFRLLEDTLEKDLPSLQRLVFLLSLPNLSPEIIEKKKAALKKHLWKISLVSACINAVPLERVSLACDIGILLVSMITFYKRFGLDDDSLAKLARQAAKPVTELKAVILSPQVEELTRDFLLKKCVRVGCGIARSFERRFKLVSVVSTVAAAALSFITTYSILSSFLDKVAEDAKRIRKKALE, from the coding sequence ATGACATCTTTCAAATCTCTCATGGAGTCcatggagtctctctctgcactcatgAAGGATGTGGATATAGAGTTAGACCCAAAGGCATTGTTCAATGCAGCTATACAAGTATATGAGAAATTCATGCATCTCTTCAAAGATGGAAGCCCTGAGGTAGCTGCTTTGAAAGCTCAGGAGGCGCTGGAGTCATTTGAAAATACGATGCTCAACATTGCTGTTACAGGAGAGACGGGTGCAGGGAAATCATCCTTCATCAATGCCATCCGGGGACTGGAGACTGAGGACAAAAGGGCTGCCCCAACTGGTGTGACAGAAATGACAACAAAGCCAACTGCTTATCCGCATCCTACCTACCCTAACGTGACATTGTGGGATTTGCCAGGGATTGGGGCAATGGATTTTCGGCCAGAAAGGTACCTCCAGCAGGTGAAATTCAGTCGCTATGACTTCTTTATCATCATCGCCTCAGAGCGGTTCCGTTCCAGCCATGCCGCCCTGGCCCGGGAGATCCAAAAAATGAAGAAGAAGTTCTATTTTGTGCGCTGCAAAGTGGATGAAGATTTGGCCAATGAAAGAAGGGCTCATCCCAAAATTTACAGTCAGGACAGTGTCTTGCAGAGGATCAGGGAGAACTCCGAGAAACATCTGAGACACCAAGGGGTGTCCAACCCACAGGTCTTTCTTCTCTCCAACTGGGAGTTCGATCAGTATGATTTTCGCCTACTGGAGGATACGCTGGAGAAGGACCTCCCCAGTCTACAGAGACTTGTGTTTCTGCTCAGCTTGCCCAACCTCTCCCCtgaaatcatagagaagaagaaAGCTGCCCTGAAGAAGCATTTATGGAAAATATCCCTGGTGTCAGCTTGTATCAATGCTGTTCCCCTTGAGAGAGTCTCTCTCGCGTGTGACATTGGAATCCTGCTGGTCTCCATGATCACCTTCTACAAGCGATTTGGCCTTGATGATGACTCCCTGGCTAAGCTTGCCAGGCAGGCTGCAAAGCCCGTCACAGAGCTCAAGGCTGTTATCCTATCGCCGCAGGTGGAAGAACTCACCAGGGACTTCTTACTGAAGAaatgtgtcagggttgggtgcggCATCGCCAGGTCATTTGAACGTCGCTTTAAGCTGGTATCAGTGGTTAGCACCGTAGCTGCAGCAGCGTTGTCTTTCATTACCACATATTCCATACTGTCAAGCTTCCTGGATAAAGTTGCCGAAGATGCAAAGAGAATTCGCAAGAAAGCCCTGGAATAA